In one window of Desulfuribacillus alkaliarsenatis DNA:
- a CDS encoding MarR family winged helix-turn-helix transcriptional regulator: MTNKKYVLEESIGYKIVTTARLVTNRLNQNFKRRKYPVTHEQWSIMIRLWEEDGLTQNKIAELTGKDSPSVSRLINNMEKKDLVTRVPHPVDKRTNLIFLTNQGKKLQIGLIEQAQKTIDDISAGIDEEEMRIFLNVLEKINENLN; encoded by the coding sequence ATGACAAACAAGAAATACGTTCTAGAAGAATCGATAGGATATAAAATTGTAACTACTGCAAGATTGGTTACAAACCGATTAAATCAGAATTTTAAAAGAAGAAAATATCCTGTAACCCATGAACAATGGTCTATTATGATACGCTTATGGGAAGAGGATGGATTAACTCAGAATAAAATAGCTGAATTGACGGGAAAAGATTCGCCGAGTGTATCTAGACTTATTAATAATATGGAGAAGAAGGATTTAGTTACACGAGTACCTCATCCAGTTGACAAGAGAACGAATCTGATTTTTCTAACAAATCAAGGGAAAAAGTTGCAAATTGGGTTGATAGAACAAGCGCAAAAAACGATTGATGATATTTCTGCTGGAATTGATGAGGAAGAAATGAGAATTTTTTTAAATGTATTAGAAAAGATAAATGAAAACCTGAATTAG
- a CDS encoding ABC transporter substrate-binding protein — translation MKKIWLFSIVALLLVLTACGGSATQSSSDQGNQNGVGRENEGNNEAVEPGTRIIEHAMGTTEVPANPHRIVVMNGDALEALLAVGITPVGATQAMGDRIWYPHLEEYMDGVTNVGTMSEPDLEAVMQLEPDLILGTKTRTESSYDLLSMIAPTIFNEAHTDGEWKNDFLLYVESVGKLEEGKKILEDWEARAANLSIRLGAADKLNEEVGVLRFTAGQGRFFYNNSYSGSILKELNFARPANHDSYDAWTENITQERIPEMDADILFYFVLDSGDGEGLKFADEWMSHQLFQGLRAAQKGQVYEVDDAYWNMTYGIISADYVLDDIERMLLGE, via the coding sequence ATGAAAAAAATATGGTTATTTAGTATTGTTGCACTTTTATTAGTTTTGACAGCATGCGGAGGTTCAGCTACCCAATCTTCATCCGATCAAGGAAATCAGAACGGAGTCGGGAGAGAAAATGAAGGTAATAACGAAGCTGTAGAACCAGGTACTCGAATTATAGAACATGCAATGGGTACTACAGAGGTTCCAGCGAACCCGCATAGAATTGTTGTAATGAACGGTGATGCACTAGAAGCATTATTAGCAGTGGGAATTACGCCAGTGGGAGCGACACAAGCAATGGGTGACCGCATTTGGTATCCACACCTTGAAGAATATATGGATGGTGTGACGAATGTAGGAACGATGTCGGAGCCAGATTTAGAAGCGGTAATGCAATTGGAGCCAGACTTAATTCTTGGTACTAAGACGAGAACAGAGAGTTCTTACGATTTGTTGAGCATGATCGCACCGACGATTTTTAACGAGGCACATACAGATGGTGAATGGAAAAACGACTTTCTACTATATGTTGAATCAGTAGGAAAGCTTGAAGAAGGCAAAAAAATTCTAGAAGATTGGGAAGCACGAGCGGCTAATCTTTCTATTAGACTAGGTGCTGCCGACAAGCTTAATGAAGAAGTTGGAGTTCTTCGCTTTACAGCAGGGCAGGGACGCTTTTTCTATAATAACAGTTATAGCGGTAGTATTTTAAAAGAACTTAATTTTGCTAGACCTGCTAACCACGATTCTTATGATGCTTGGACTGAAAACATTACCCAAGAGCGTATTCCAGAGATGGATGCCGATATCCTATTCTATTTCGTATTAGATAGTGGAGATGGAGAAGGATTGAAATTTGCGGATGAATGGATGAGTCATCAATTATTCCAAGGGTTGCGTGCGGCTCAAAAAGGTCAAGTTTATGAAGTGGATGATGCGTATTGGAATATGACTTATGGAATTATATCAGCAGACTATGTACTTGATGATATTGAAAGAATGCTGCTAGGTGAGTAG
- a CDS encoding FecCD family ABC transporter permease — translation MVIQQHIGKSIGILISLAVVAFLFLMSLAYGYTNTNVHTVYQAYFAYDGSSAQTVIKTMRMPRAVIAALAGASLAVSGAIMQALTRNPMASPGILGINAGASLSVVVGMTVFSIYSLQGFMWMAFLGAFLAAVAVFFIGSTGSSGLIPLKLTMAGVVLGFLFSSITTGLLIINEGRLENIIFWLAGSVEGRKLDMVMPVLPFIAVGLFISFAISGKINALLIGEEAAKGLGQKTWLVKAMGLIVVVFLSGSAVAMAGPIGFVGLIVPHVVRGLVGIDYRWVLPYCAVFGASLLLAADIFARFVMYPTEVPVGVATAALGAPFFMYLVRRGVMKG, via the coding sequence ATGGTAATTCAACAGCATATTGGCAAAAGCATAGGTATTCTCATCTCTTTAGCGGTTGTAGCATTTCTGTTTTTGATGAGCCTAGCTTATGGTTATACAAATACGAACGTTCATACAGTCTATCAAGCGTACTTCGCATACGATGGATCATCTGCACAAACAGTTATTAAAACGATGAGGATGCCAAGAGCCGTAATTGCGGCTCTGGCAGGTGCTAGCTTGGCTGTATCGGGGGCAATTATGCAAGCATTAACGAGGAACCCAATGGCGTCGCCTGGGATTCTCGGCATTAATGCAGGGGCGAGCTTGAGTGTAGTTGTTGGGATGACGGTGTTCTCGATTTATTCCTTACAAGGATTTATGTGGATGGCCTTTCTTGGAGCCTTTTTGGCTGCTGTAGCTGTATTTTTTATAGGATCTACGGGAAGTAGTGGATTGATTCCGTTAAAGCTGACGATGGCTGGAGTTGTACTTGGATTCCTGTTTTCATCCATTACGACGGGGTTGTTAATTATCAATGAAGGTCGCTTGGAGAATATTATATTTTGGCTCGCAGGATCAGTAGAAGGCAGGAAATTGGATATGGTTATGCCTGTACTACCATTTATCGCCGTGGGTCTGTTTATATCTTTTGCTATTAGCGGGAAGATCAACGCCCTGCTCATAGGTGAAGAGGCGGCAAAAGGCTTAGGTCAGAAAACATGGCTTGTAAAAGCGATGGGTCTAATCGTTGTTGTTTTTCTATCGGGAAGTGCGGTTGCTATGGCTGGCCCAATCGGATTTGTTGGTTTGATTGTTCCTCACGTTGTGAGAGGGCTGGTAGGCATTGATTATCGCTGGGTATTACCATATTGTGCTGTGTTCGGTGCGAGTCTTCTTTTAGCAGCCGATATATTCGCACGATTTGTAATGTATCCTACAGAAGTTCCAGTGGGCGTTGCTACTGCAGCCCTGGGAGCCCCATTCTTTATGTATTTAGTTCGTAGAGGGGTGATGAAAGGATGA
- a CDS encoding FecCD family ABC transporter permease, whose product MSQSTYTTLRLKRLLVSFQVQTKALWIMIALSLFLLGLMTVSLKSGTTDVSFERLVWILLGHGNSVENFSVLTLRLPRILLGVLVGVGLALAGAILQGMIRNPLASPDVIGVNSGASLMAVIFITLLYDRLNIHFLPLFAFAGALLVVATLYALAWKNGVTPFRLILVGFGITAMLGAIQTILMISSDIARSASAYTWLTGSLHATKWYEVQIVFGWMLVLIPALIFLVSSLNLQQVSDDITVSLGGRLQFIRFGTIGIAACLAGISVAFAGGIGFIGLMAPHIARKLVGTSYGQLLPCAALVGAILVVLSDWIGRTWFAPLDIAAGVFTALIGAPFFLYLFVRMRNK is encoded by the coding sequence ATGAGTCAGTCAACATACACTACACTACGGCTAAAACGACTGTTAGTTTCTTTTCAAGTACAAACGAAAGCCCTATGGATTATGATTGCGCTTTCACTATTTCTCCTAGGATTGATGACTGTTAGCTTGAAGTCAGGCACGACAGATGTCTCTTTCGAACGGTTAGTTTGGATCTTACTAGGGCATGGAAACTCCGTAGAGAATTTTTCGGTATTAACACTGCGATTGCCACGGATATTATTAGGGGTTTTAGTTGGAGTCGGGCTAGCTTTGGCTGGTGCGATATTACAAGGGATGATACGAAATCCCCTTGCTTCTCCTGATGTGATTGGGGTTAACAGTGGCGCGTCGTTGATGGCTGTTATCTTTATAACGCTATTGTATGATCGTCTTAACATTCATTTTTTACCATTGTTTGCATTTGCTGGTGCACTCTTAGTAGTAGCGACTCTCTATGCATTGGCATGGAAAAATGGCGTCACCCCTTTTCGTTTAATTCTAGTCGGATTTGGAATTACGGCGATGCTAGGGGCTATCCAAACAATTTTGATGATTTCGAGTGATATTGCTCGATCAGCAAGCGCTTATACATGGCTTACGGGTAGCTTGCATGCGACGAAATGGTATGAGGTTCAGATTGTATTTGGTTGGATGCTAGTTCTCATTCCGGCGCTAATATTCCTTGTCTCATCATTGAATTTACAGCAAGTGAGTGACGATATTACAGTTAGTCTTGGCGGGAGGTTACAGTTTATTCGTTTTGGAACGATTGGTATTGCTGCCTGCTTAGCAGGGATTTCAGTAGCCTTTGCAGGGGGGATTGGTTTTATAGGTCTTATGGCGCCGCATATCGCACGAAAACTTGTAGGCACAAGTTATGGGCAGTTGCTTCCGTGTGCAGCATTAGTTGGAGCGATTTTGGTGGTGTTATCTGATTGGATTGGGCGTACTTGGTTTGCACCGCTGGATATAGCGGCAGGAGTTTTTACAGCTTTGATTGGAGCTCC